TATTTTTGAAAGAAGCATTCATTTGGTCAATGCCTTTTTGCCGGCCGGTAGTCCAGACCTTAGTAGCTAAAAAAGCTTTTCCCTCAGCTGCAATTCTTGTGTAAGATCCCCTACTACCTCTTCTGCAGATCCGTACATAGGAGAAGAGTCTATTATACTACCAACTGCCAGCAGAAAAGCCTGCATCACCTCTTTTAACGTAGTGCGTTGAATTTTATCCTTACCAACATCAAACGTTTGCCAGGTACCCAATCCAATAACAGGAAGCAGTTCACCTGTAGTTGGAATAGAACGGCGAAGTATCGTATGCTCCATAAAATACTTTTAGAAGGTGTTTTTTAGTACGAAAATTTTAATAAATATCTAAGGCAAATTTATGACCCCCGCATTAATCTATATCAAGTAGTCATTCTTACCTCAATTCCATTTTTGAAAATGCTTCGATCATTTCCTGTTCCGTTGGCGGATGCAATATATTGTGTTCTGCAAAATCGCTGGCTTGGGGATAGGATGTTTTCCGGATTCGTTCAGCAGCTTCTTCCAGATCATAGGTTGTATGCCGTAACTGTACATCAGATGTAAGCAATAACCAATAGGCACCCCGCTCCCCGAACGGCATTCCTGCACTGCCTGCATTAACAACCCGGATCTTCCCGATCATTCGGTCAAACTGCATATGTGTATGGCCGCAGATGATCAACTGAACATTAAGCCCTTTAAAAAGCGGCAACAGGCGATCTTCAGGAGTCAGGCGTGTAAATATTTTTGTATCACTTTCCGGTGTAGCATGGCAAAACATTACTTTACCTAAATCCGCAATGTCAATTATGAGAGTTTTAGGCCAGCTTGTCATTAGTTGCACATGTTCAGAACAAAGATGCTCCGCTGAATGGCGAAGGAGTTCCTTAACCTGTTCGGGCAATGTGCTTGATTCCGCTCCTGACATTAATTCGAGAACTTCACGGTCGCCATTACCCTGAATAAACCGGACTGGGATATCAAGACTTAATAACGTTTCAATGGTTTCATCTGGCATTGGCCCCGGCCCTACATCCCCGCCAATTACTATCTGATCAACCTGTGCCAGACGGATGTCACGGAGCACCGCCTCGAGTGCCGGAAGGTTCCCGTGAATATCATAGATTGCAGCTACACGCATACGAATATAGATGCCTAAATTAAATTACATATGACTCACCAATAATCCAACTACCGGTTAGTGAAGGAAAAAAATGACATCATAATAAATCCATGTAATTTTTTCAGGCTGAAGGAATTGATGATCTCTTAATAAAGGTTAAGTGAAAATTATTTCTTTCATTGGGCAACCAACATTTTCCTGGTTTCCGAGTGTTCCTTCATTTGAAGTGTGTAGTAATAAATTCGGCTTCCGGATGGTGGGGCATTAAATAAAACTGTTTTCAATCCTGGTGCTTCGATGGCATCCACAAGAGTAGAAACTTCTCTGCCAAGAGCATCAAACACTTTTAGCGTTACCTGTTCCTTGTTTGAAAGGCGATACCGGATAACCGTATTACCATTGAAAGGATTCGGGTCATTCTGTGCTAGAAAAAAATTGGACGAAATAATATGTCCGGTGGAAGTTGCGGTGCCTGTACGGAATACACCCCCACCTGCTGTTCCGGCAAAAATAACTCCGTTACTGTTTGTTGTCAAAGCACGAATATCAATCGCGGTCAGGCCATCATTGGTTTCAACCCAATTATCCCCGTTGTCCATTGATTTAAAAACGCCTCCTGAAGTTCCCGCGTAAATATTATTAGCCGAGTCGATGGTTATGGCTGAAGGATTGGTGTTCGTCAGGCCGTTATTAATCTGTGTCCAGTTATCCCCGTCGTCAGTGGAGCGAAACATGCCACCTCCATAGTAGGTTCCTGCAAAGAGATCATTATCTGAATTGATTGCAAGAGCTGTAATATCGGTAAAGGTCAATCCGCTGTCTGCAGCAATCCACGTATCGCCGTTATCCGTTGATTTAAAAACGCCGACCCCGCAACCGGCACTTCCTGCAAAGAGCTCATCATCTGAGTTAATTGTGAATGACCAGATGTAAGGACAGGTTAAACCATTATTAATTTGGGTCCAGGTATCTCCATTATCTGTTGACCGGTAAACACCACCTCCCAGGTAGGTTCCAGCAAAAATTTCGCCGCTTGAATTGATAGCCAGTGCACGAACATCAGTGGTTATGATTCCATTATTCACTTCAACCCAGCTTTCACCATCGTCGGTAGATCGAAAGATGCCTCCTTCGCCATCAATAAAATCGGCTCCAGCAAAAATGTCTCCGCCTGAATTAATTGCAAGGCAGCTGATA
The genomic region above belongs to Chitinophagales bacterium and contains:
- a CDS encoding metallophosphoesterase family protein; translated protein: MRVAAIYDIHGNLPALEAVLRDIRLAQVDQIVIGGDVGPGPMPDETIETLLSLDIPVRFIQGNGDREVLELMSGAESSTLPEQVKELLRHSAEHLCSEHVQLMTSWPKTLIIDIADLGKVMFCHATPESDTKIFTRLTPEDRLLPLFKGLNVQLIICGHTHMQFDRMIGKIRVVNAGSAGMPFGERGAYWLLLTSDVQLRHTTYDLEEAAERIRKTSYPQASDFAEHNILHPPTEQEMIEAFSKMELR